DNA sequence from the Eptesicus fuscus isolate TK198812 chromosome 7, DD_ASM_mEF_20220401, whole genome shotgun sequence genome:
ACACCTCTCATCGGCCTCTGCCACTTGAAATCCCCTTCTTCTGTGACACTGACTCTGTCTTCCtctcagaaaatttcagagcAGTCTCGCCGCCTCTGtggctctctccttcctccatctccCTGTCAGCCCCCCAAAAACCTGAGAGTTGGACCATAGCTCGAATGAGGGTTCTGTGGACaccccacagggtgggggtgaAACATGGTGTTTCTGCCTTTCCCTTGCtcacttcctcccaccccccttccatGGCACATACATGACATATCACTGAAGACTGTGGGGCCAGCCTCCAtcatggggtgggaggtgggccaGCACTGGTCATTCATTACTTGGGGATACCAAGTCCGCTTTGACTTCCATGTGTGGGGACACCTGGAGGGAAGAGCACTCATTTTTGCTCTGGACACTGAAAATATTTAGCCAGATATTACAgagcctttccttcttcctctcctcccccgatgttttattcatttaaagcAAGAGGTCCTTCACCATTCTCCTGTCCCCTCAGGCAGTTTTTAACAAAGTCTACCATGTCCAAATGCAAAGGAGATggtatccacacacacacacacacacacacaccaccccccacccccccacaatgCCTCAAAAACGAACATTTATAAACTTTGAACTCTTCCTGTTGGGAATATTTTGTGATGGCAAAAGGGTGGTGCTGCCTCCCCagtcaaaggaaaagaaaagtttaTGGGAATTCAAGtcacctgcctgctgcctctAAGATTGTCTTCTTGGAAAAAGATCATTCCAGTGTGGCTGGGAGAGGAGTTTGAGTACTGGAGGAAATGGCTAAGCACCCTGAAGGAAGGCTCTAGCACTCCCCAAggtacacatgcatatacatgcaTTGGaatgaaaaatactatgaatTTCAAGGTACAGCTATAAGAGTAAGCTGAGCTAGttcacttacatttaaaaatctgtctggatgagttttatttttcaacctttGTGGGATTGAgagatatataaaatacatactcttataaataaatattgatctAACTTATTCTTCAAATCTTCACGTTTTCTGAGCCCCGTGACAATGGGGTGCACGCACACACTGCTCTCTGGCAGTGAGAGTCGCCTCCAGAGGGGCGCTTAACAAAATGGGAGGCTGTGGGCAGACACTCTTGGCTAAGGGTAAAGAGGTAGGGAATTCTCGGTGTGTTTGTTGACTTTTGTGGAGTAATGAATCCATTTTTAATCCCCttacccctccctccttcccttgttAAATGATTCATTTTGAAGTGTTCAATTGGCCATTGGGGTCTGTTCTCTTTTTTGGGaaggagcgggggcggggcggggggagcggggaggggaatCTGTTCTCTTCAGATAACTTTCAAGATAGGGACTTTGCTATTGGAAGGGACAATTTAGGGTACCCAACAGATCACAAAGTGGTTCTTGctcaaaaatttatatttaaacctttttttttttaagaaaaagatgtttttatttattttagaaagagagggagagagaaaatcatcaatgtgagagcaagtgaaacatcaattggctgtctcctgcacaccccctaccaggtattgagtctgcaaccggggcatgtgccctgaccaggaattgaacttgcaacccactGTGGTGAAGACGTTATAGCTCTGGCCTTCCTGGAGTGTAGGTTAGAGCAGAGGAGGCACACAGTATGTCCTGTCAGGGAGTGGTAAGTTTCTAAAGGAAAATGGATGGCAGGATAAGGGGATAGAGCACTTGATGGGGTTAGTGGAATTGCTTTGGATTAAGTGATCCAACATAGTAGGCCCTctaaggaggtgacatttgaattgAGGAAGTGAGCTGTGTGACAGTCAACTGGAGGGAACAGCAACTGCAAAAGCAAATTAGCATAGAGTGAGGAGTGAGGAAGTGGAGATGAAATCAGAGGAGTCATAGTTGCAGGCCACCCACACCACTGCAAGGAGTTGGATTTACTCCAGGGTAAGGACAGCCATTAGGGGATTTTGAGCAAAGGAGTGACAGGAGCTGATGTGTGCTTGTAAAAATCATTGTAATTGCTGTGAAGATCATTCTGACTGGCTGGATATGAATCAGATTCATCTGACACCAGAGTTCAATCTTAATCATTATGCCAAAAAGTACAACTGGGGAATGGTAATGGTTGTGAGAGAAGGttcagaggaaggagaggttACATCTGTTTGGGACTTTCAGGGAAATCCAAGCTGGACTGTGCCTGGAACTTACAGAGTATTTGAGGAGTGAGTAGAGACAATGCTGAAAAGTGTGGTTGGACTGCATCTTGGCAGCCTTAGTATCAGACTAAGGAGTGTCAACTTTCTCTAACAGGCACGGGGGAGATCCTGAAGCTTGTAGGCAGGTGAAAGACATGCTGATAGTGTGTCTATGATCTGCAAAGTGAGAAGACTAGCATTACTTACTGAATTGCATAAAGAGACCCGTCAGATGACAGAGTGGTCAGGCGGACATTAATGAGAGTTGCTGCTCCATTGGCAGCTATGACTATAGAGAAGGATAAAGGCTTGAGAAACACGGGGTGGGCAGAACAGATTGTGTCAGTGGGGCACAGGTAAAGCAAAGGCTAGAACTAAATGACTAAGTTTTGACTCTGGATGACACGAACATTTCCTGCACACCTGGAATTGTTTGAATTACATGAATGTGTAAAAATAGAAATAGgctcactattttttaaaaattaattcagtatTTGACAGTTTTGTGGTTTATCAGATGTTTAgggtgctttataaatattatacgaataaatgtttttaatgagtTTTGTAATCCCCATTATAAAAATGACACATACTCTTtatataaaatttggaaaatacagagaagTGGCAAgcagaaaatgcttttaaatcacCCCGAATTCTTTCCGTCAAATAACTAGTGTAACAGTTGTGACagctgccagtgtgtgtgtgtacatagtcGTTTTGGGTCTTGGGAGAGCTGAGTTTATATCATTCCTCAGTTTACCGCATGCTTTCATTTTTAGTTAGTGCAAAGCTCCTTTTGGggttttatcttaatttttagtaAAGAAAGGAATGTTTCTCGCTAATCTATTTGTGGAGACACATGTAAAAAGGACATTGAAGCTCTTCCTAAATAAGGCCTATGAAATATCGTATTTACACATGATATTCATTCTCCCTTTAGAGCAGAGAGAAAGACATATCACAGAAAAGTATATTGCTCTGGTGTTAGAGCAGAAATCTGATCTCTCAGTGCTAACTGTTCATACAAGAAGGAAAACTCATTACATGGCCAGTCCCCAAGGCCTTGCGGTGTATGGAACCCCTATGTGAGACAAAGACACATtaatacacacatttttatttttattggttaaaGTCCCCACCATGAAATTTGAATGTTATGACTGAGCAATGATGATATCACCTTTTGACGTGTGCTTTGTGAACTGATGAAGATTTTAGCTGTGCAAGCCCACACACCAGATTCCCCATACCTGACCTTATGGCAATGTGTAGTATACACCATGctatttttatatgcattataCAAACCTCTGTAAACACACtgacttctttttatttctttgcaggAAGTTCAGAAAAAAGTGTCCCTTTTTAATCTGCAGATGGACATCAGTGGGTTAATTCCTGGTCTAGTGTCCACGTTCATACTTCTCTCCCACAGTGACCAGCACGGACGAAAATTCCCTTTGATTTTGACTTCTGCCGGTGCTCTCGTGACCAGCGCCTGGCTCTGTCTGCTTTCCTATTTCACCTTTCCGTTCCAGCTTTTGATTGCATCTACCTTCATTGGGGCCCTTTTCGGCAACTCTACCACATTTTTGGGTGCCTGTTTCGCCTACATAGTTGAtcaatgtaaagaagaaaaacaaagaacaattcGAATAGCTATCATTGACTTCATGCTTGGACTTGTTACTGGATTAACAGGGCTGTCTTCTGGCTATTTTATTAGAGAACTAGGTTTTGTGTGGTCCTTTTTCATTATTACTATGGCTCTTACTGTTAacttgatttatattttattttttcttggtgattCAATGGAGGAGTCTTTATCTCAGAATGTTTCCATGTCATGTAGTGAAGgctttaaaaacctattttaccGAActtacatgctttttaaaaatgcttccagTGGGCGGCGATCTTTACTCTGTTTGTTACTTTTCACAAtgattacttatttttttgtgaTAGTTggcatttcccccatttttatcCTCTATGAATTGGATTCACCACTCTGCTGGAATGAAGTTCTTATAGGTTATGGGTCAGCTTTGGGTAGTATCTCTTTTTTGAGTAGTTTCCTAGGAATATGGTTTTTTTCTTACTGCATGGAAGATATCTACATGGCCTTCATTGGAATTTTTACCACCATGGTGGGAATGGCTATGACTGCTTTTGCCAGAACAACATTGATGATGCTTTTAGGTGAGTTAAAAATGTAGCCTTAGAACTAACTGTGTATTTGGGGTTTATGTCAAATGAATTTAGTCTATTGGGTGAGAAACCTTAATATAAAATTCTCTGTTTAATGCATTCTACTTCAATTAATGGTAATTTGTTAAAAGCTAGTTTTCCAGAAGCTGAGCACCAATTTGCTTTGCAAAAGTAATTCACATAATAACCACAGTTTTCCAAATTcgcatattttcaaaaaaatcatTCCGAGGAACATTCTTCCTATGAATCAATTCTTCAATATAGCTTTCACCAAatttagtatttattaaaatgctgCTAACAAGGCTACTTTACctttaagaaaatgttaagacAATTATGTAAAGTATAcagatttaaaagtaaaattcataCTCTCTGAATACACTCAAGAAAAACAATTCTCTATGACAAGGGTTTGCATATTGATCTTTTGACAAATTGGTCATTTCATAAATTAGCTTTTGATGAACCACTTTTGGCAAATTGGACTGCTTTCTAATTACCTATCTCGTAAGTGGTTTTTGTAGGGCTTGAGTGAGATACTGCATTCAAAAGGACTAAAGGACCTGCAAGTTGGGACCTTGGAAAGATATAGTCTATCTTCCTCTACAAAAGGCAGTGTCATCCTCTTGATACCTTGCAGGGAAGCAAGGTGACCAAACAGAATGGGGCTTAATTTCCATCTCCAGCAATAGGTGATCTTGGGCAGGTTAATTAAATACTCTGAGCCCTcgtttttttcatctataaatgggcataatactaaaaggattatAATGAATATTAGAAGAGATTACAGTAAAGCactcagcacaatgcctggtaTTCAATAAATCCTATTTCTCCCTTAGAGTTGACAAGGCCAAGTTAGTTTTATCTATGTGGAAACATGTTGAAAACTTTAAAGTGATCTGCAAATGTAACATATTACTATTTTGTCATATTCCTAAAAATACTACTGACTATTAAGGGTCATAATTTATGGCCAGATACAATTTGTGTCCATGAAGTTTTTCAGCCACAATGATGAACAAGCAAGAAGATAAAGCACCAATTTATcaataaaagaaacaatataataaaataacgCTAACACTAAAAATGCCaagtctaaaaaacaaaaagcgaACAGAAAAAGCTAATTAACAGTCTCAACCTGCTACACAAGAGATTACTGCAATAATTAGGGAAATAGCAGATCAATCCCCATTGGCATATCTGAACCCAAGACTTCCATGAACTCTTGTTCTTAGCACTGGAATTAAGAATTTGAGAGTAAACTCACCTTAAACTGACCTGTCTATAGTCTATCTTAGTTCACTAAGTAGAATTCTACAACTCATTCGATCCTCAGATGCAGTGACTGAGGAtgctaatagaaataaaatacttagagagGACGTGTGTTACATAAAATTGACCATCGGTTTTCTGATTTCTAACCGTTTCTCTCACAGTCAGGCTGCTCTTCCTCTTCACTATTGTGCCGCTTTCTGTTTTACGGTCCATGATGTCAAAGGTGGTTCATTCTACTGAACAAGGTGAGTTtaatttggaatataatgaatcaAAACCTATCCCAGCTCAAATCTGTGCACAATCAATGTTTGCTTCTTCAGAGTATTCTATAGCCCCTTTTCTGCAGactcctttgtgtgtgtgtggcgggtggGGGCTAATCCTtacgtgaggatattttttttcccccgttgatttttttttttttttttttttttttagagagagtggaagggaaggggaaagacagagagggagaaacatccatgtgagagagacatatcgattggctgcctccggcatgtgccccaactagggctggggatcaagcctgcaactgaggtatgtgcccttgaccagaatcaaacccaggacccttcagtccagaggccaatgctctatccattgagaaAACCGGTCAGGACTGCACAGACTCCTTTTGAATTAAGTGGTAAGTTCTGTGTCAGGGAGAGGCTTCTATTCAGACAAGGGAGCCCCTACCCAGGGCCTCATACTTTAGAAGGTTTGCTCTTGCCAGACCCCACTCCAAGAAGAGAAGAGACCAAGTGAATATGCCCTCTGAGCCAACAACATCTCTCCCCTCTAGACTACACTCTGGGTACCTAGGTCCCCATAATCATAGCCAAACAGCACTGGCTCGTATCCAGTGATGCCTATATAATCCTCTTCCCTAGACCCTTTCCCCTGAAGAAGGACTGtgacctcagtgtcctcacctctAGACCAAAGGGGTAGCCAAGCAGTGACTCTTATATAAGACCTGGCCTGACCTTGGAATTGCAGAGCAGGGTGAGTACAGCCATGTGTAAAAGGCCCGTGCTGAGCAGGGTGGAGCAAGACACAGAACACACATCCAGAGTATATAAGAATTCAtaaaactcaacagcaaaaaagaCAACCaattgaaaaaatgggcaaagtatttgaatagacatgtctccaaagaagatacacaaatggccaataaacacatgaaaaaaatgttcaacattattaggcatcagggaaatgcaaaccaaaacctttagatggctaaaatgaaaaagacggtgttggtgaggatgtggaaaaattggaatcctcttacacagctggtgggaatgtaaaatgatacaaccaTTTTGCAAAACAGCCTGGTAGCTCCTCAGAATGTTACAGTTAGTtaccttatgactcagcaattccattccaAGGTATGtacacaagagaaataaaaacatgtccatgtaaaatgttcacagcagtattatttataactagaggcctgatgcatgaaattcatgcaaggggctcggcccccgctgccccggcttcatccagaaggtatagggtctaattagcatattacacttttttattattatagatagacaaaaagtaaaaacaatgcaaatgtccgtgaactgatgaatgaataagcaaaatgtggtatatcagtacaatggaatattatttggcaactAAAGGTCcggggcacgaaattcatgcatagggggttgggggggtccccctcagcccagcctgtaccctctccaatccgggacccctcaggggatgtccgactgccagtttaggccctaaacccgcagttggacatccctcttccaatccgggactgctggctcctcatcactcacctgcctgcctgcctgatcgcctctaactgccccccgcttccaacctggttgccctcaactgccccctctctgccggcctggtcactcctaactgcccctccgctggcttggttgcctcttactgcccccaccaccagcctggttgcccccagctcacccccctgccagcctggtcgcccctcatgggcccccgccagcctggtcgcccaatCCAGCCttcttgttcagtcgtttggtcatccctcactaacccccctgccggcctggtcgccccacacagcctgcttgttcagtcatttggtcatccctcactaaccccctgccagcctggttgtaggcaaccatcttgtaatggtgtgacagtcaatttgcatattacctctttattatataggataaaaagaaataaagtactgacacatgctacaacatgaatgagccTTGAAatcattatgctaaatgaaagaagctagtcacaaaaggccacatattatcaTATAaatatgattgcatttatatgaaatgttcagaaaaggcaaatccatagagatagaaCTTAGATTAGTGCTTTCCAGTAGCTTGGGAAAAAGGGAGTGATTGTTAATGGGTacagtttcttttgggggtgaggaaaatgttctaaaattaggtaATAGTGATGGTTGCTCAACTCCATGAACACACTCAAAGCCACTAAACGGTACAGTTTAAAAGGGTgggtttgccgaaaccggtttggctcagtggatagagcgtcggcctgcggactcaagggtcccaggttcgattccggtcaagggcatataccttggttgtgggcacatccccagtggggggtgtgcaggaggcagctgatcgatgtttctctctcatcgatgtttctgactctctatccctctctcttcctctctgtaaaaaatcaataaaatatatttgaaaaaaattaaaataaaataaaagggtgggTTTATGGTCCAAGCAGGGCAAGTGGAGCATTATATCTCAAGCTGTTTGAGGAGGTAAAGAAAAGTCTCCCTGCTTGAGTTAGAGCCAAAATAGACTTATCAGGATGCatagtatatttttgtttttatttaatttcatttacttataaaggcttttaaaaagtcatttcatATTGTTAAatgaagtgacattttaaaatgtttagtttACATTTTGGAATTTCCTGTTCTGAATTGTGATAACTTTTAGTTTTATCCTATTGTCGTTGGAACTACTATGCATTGTTTTAGGCCACTgcatataagggacttgagcatccatggattttggtatctaGAGGGGTCCTGGACCCAATGGGGTGCGGATACCAAGGGGCAACTGTAGTTAAGTTTTCgactgcaggggaaggagggagagtgcCCTTAATCCCAGTGTTGTTCAAGGGCAACTGTATTGTGTTTTCAACATCTCTCACATCAAGTCCAAGGAGAACTCttgacctcagtttcttcacccacACAATGGGTTACTGTCCTTCTCGGGGATTTTGAGGGGATAGCTTTCACTCACCAAGTAGTGCCTCATGTTTGTTCTTATCAAATGACTAAGTTTTCTCCATtcgtttttgtttgttgtgtaa
Encoded proteins:
- the SLC46A3 gene encoding solute carrier family 46 member 3 codes for the protein MKVFLVEPAICLSAFALTLSSPLTTQYVYRRIWEETGNYSIAPESNISECEKNKSSPIFAFQEEVQKKVSLFNLQMDISGLIPGLVSTFILLSHSDQHGRKFPLILTSAGALVTSAWLCLLSYFTFPFQLLIASTFIGALFGNSTTFLGACFAYIVDQCKEEKQRTIRIAIIDFMLGLVTGLTGLSSGYFIRELGFVWSFFIITMALTVNLIYILFFLGDSMEESLSQNVSMSCSEGFKNLFYRTYMLFKNASSGRRSLLCLLLFTMITYFFVIVGISPIFILYELDSPLCWNEVLIGYGSALGSISFLSSFLGIWFFSYCMEDIYMAFIGIFTTMVGMAMTAFARTTLMMLLVRLLFLFTIVPLSVLRSMMSKVVHSTEQGTLFACIAFFETLGGVIAVSTFNGIYSATVAWYTGFTFLLSAGLLLIPMISLCIAKCSSWNKRSNALLIQEDTSEDTSDS